The Chondrinema litorale genome includes a window with the following:
- a CDS encoding DUF4249 family protein: protein MISKHILDKAKTYFSLCIISLVLIACDDEITVDTGSSTPILNIDAWVNDKSGEQYIYLTTTQDYFDDELPPVVSGAEVTITDSEQNTFTFTEDTDSDEGAYVWVPDSTTSNLVVEGRTYTLSVIVDGEEFTSTSTAGRVPQVDSISIYLEVKEGRMKDEYIAEFWAVDPVGTGDTYWIKTYKNGTLLTKPSELNIAYDASKNSGGLDGVTFISNVREGINANETDDDGFRASPLTFLDSIYVEINSLTEASFSYMSEVITQTNKDGGISELLTATALANVSCNIYSTAENGSEIVGFFNVSTTSGLGKKFRTVSDLSP from the coding sequence ATGATAAGTAAACATATATTGGATAAAGCCAAAACCTATTTTTCGTTATGCATAATCTCTTTAGTTTTGATTGCTTGTGATGATGAAATAACAGTAGATACGGGCTCTTCAACTCCGATTTTAAATATAGATGCTTGGGTAAACGATAAATCAGGAGAACAATACATTTACCTCACCACCACGCAAGATTATTTTGATGATGAATTACCTCCTGTGGTTTCTGGGGCAGAAGTCACTATTACAGACAGTGAGCAAAATACTTTTACATTTACTGAAGATACCGACTCAGATGAAGGCGCATATGTGTGGGTTCCAGATAGTACTACAAGCAATTTGGTAGTTGAAGGCAGAACATACACGCTTAGTGTGATTGTGGATGGAGAGGAATTTACTTCAACTAGTACTGCTGGTAGAGTTCCGCAAGTAGATAGTATTAGTATTTATCTTGAGGTAAAAGAAGGTAGAATGAAGGATGAATATATTGCTGAGTTTTGGGCAGTAGACCCAGTAGGAACAGGCGATACTTATTGGATTAAGACTTATAAAAATGGAACATTACTTACCAAACCAAGTGAGCTAAACATTGCTTATGATGCTAGCAAAAACTCTGGTGGATTAGATGGAGTTACTTTTATTTCTAATGTGAGAGAAGGAATTAATGCAAATGAAACAGACGATGATGGATTTAGAGCATCACCTTTAACTTTTCTAGATTCAATTTATGTAGAAATTAATTCGCTCACAGAAGCTTCATTTTCGTATATGTCTGAGGTGATCACCCAAACCAATAAAGATGGTGGTATTTCAGAATTGCTTACTGCCACAGCATTGGCAAATGTCTCCTGCAATATTTATAGTACAGCAGAAAATGGGTCTGAGATAGTCGGCTTCTTTAATGTTTCAACCACATCTGGTTTAGGCAAAAAATTTAGAACTGTAAGTGATTTATCACCTTAA
- a CDS encoding TonB-dependent receptor, with protein MRLITFNKIICLFILFILTHNVFSQDKFTLSGNVTDATTGEKLVGVSVIIKEINGGSTTNLDGFYSINLAAGTYNLTYSYIGYQKTTKTVNLTKSFNINVALEQATERLEEVEILAEDENSSIDVQNIEMSVNKLDIKVIKKLPALMGEVDIVKSLQFLPGVSSVGEGSSGFNVRGGSVGQNLVLMDQAPLYNSSHMLGFFSVFNPDAVEDVKLYKGGIPADYGGRLSSVLDVNLKEGNLEKTEVNGGVGVIFSRLAVETPIVKNKGSVLVAARRSYIDGLTALFDDDFEGLGLNFYDLTLKSNYKLGNKSTIYLSGFLGKDNFGFAEDGGFSWGNKTGTLRWNYKFNDRFQANVSAVLSNYEYQLSFEEDEENTYDWTSSITNYKIKPDFNYFISENSELSFGVEGNYYNFEPSTTYGTNDGEFIDTSLDRKYASESAAYLSHQFKIFDAIEVKYGLRVSNFRLVGPGSAAFYNDTIPGLRRTVVEEKSYNSGETIASYTTPEPRLAIKVGLNNNESIKMSYNRMAQYIHFISNSTASNPLNIWTPSSNNLKPTVGDQFALGYFKAFNHKENDYEFSAEVFYKKSENEVDYINGAELLGNEYLEGELLSGLGRSYGLELYLQKKTGTFTGWVSYTLSRSELKVDGINNGDWYLSRYDQLHNLKVVGSYKFNGRWTITSDFAFATGTPTTFPNQKYISQGIVIPYNSGNTRNNVRLSPYHRLDLSLRMEGKTHKNNGKKRKVKDYWVFSIYNVYAHQNAFSIYFTQSDYRVSTGQVLGTEAHKVSIIGTMVPSFSYNFNF; from the coding sequence ATGAGACTAATCACTTTCAATAAAATAATATGCTTATTCATATTATTTATACTTACCCATAATGTATTTTCTCAGGATAAATTTACCCTGAGTGGTAATGTAACAGATGCTACAACTGGTGAAAAGTTAGTTGGTGTTTCTGTTATTATAAAAGAGATTAATGGGGGAAGCACAACCAATTTAGATGGATTTTATTCTATAAATCTGGCAGCAGGTACTTACAATCTTACTTATAGTTACATAGGCTATCAAAAAACAACAAAGACTGTAAACTTGACTAAAAGTTTTAATATAAATGTTGCATTAGAACAAGCTACAGAAAGATTAGAAGAAGTTGAAATTTTGGCTGAAGATGAGAATAGCTCCATCGATGTACAAAATATTGAGATGAGCGTAAACAAGCTTGATATAAAGGTAATTAAGAAACTGCCTGCCTTAATGGGTGAAGTAGATATTGTAAAAAGTTTACAGTTTTTACCGGGTGTAAGTTCTGTAGGAGAGGGCTCTTCTGGTTTTAATGTAAGAGGTGGAAGTGTTGGGCAAAACTTGGTGCTAATGGATCAAGCTCCATTGTATAATTCTTCGCACATGCTTGGTTTTTTCTCTGTGTTTAATCCAGATGCAGTAGAAGATGTAAAACTTTATAAAGGTGGAATTCCAGCAGATTATGGAGGGCGATTAAGTTCGGTATTAGATGTAAACTTGAAAGAAGGTAATTTAGAGAAAACCGAGGTAAATGGTGGAGTAGGAGTAATCTTTAGTCGTTTAGCAGTAGAGACTCCTATTGTAAAAAATAAAGGTTCTGTTTTAGTTGCTGCCAGAAGGTCTTACATTGATGGACTAACAGCATTGTTCGATGACGATTTTGAAGGGCTAGGCCTCAATTTTTACGATTTAACGCTAAAGAGTAATTATAAACTAGGTAATAAAAGTACCATTTATCTTTCTGGATTTTTAGGAAAAGATAATTTTGGCTTTGCAGAAGATGGTGGATTTAGTTGGGGAAATAAAACTGGTACTTTAAGATGGAATTATAAGTTTAATGATCGGTTTCAGGCTAATGTTTCAGCAGTTTTAAGTAATTACGAGTATCAGCTTTCTTTCGAAGAAGACGAAGAAAATACATATGATTGGACGTCATCCATCACTAATTATAAGATTAAACCAGATTTCAATTATTTTATCTCCGAAAACTCAGAACTCTCTTTCGGTGTAGAAGGCAACTATTACAACTTCGAACCATCAACCACTTACGGTACAAATGATGGTGAATTTATTGATACCAGCTTAGACAGAAAATATGCTTCTGAGTCTGCTGCGTATTTGTCGCATCAATTTAAAATATTCGATGCGATTGAAGTAAAATACGGTTTGAGGGTTTCTAATTTTAGGTTAGTTGGTCCGGGTTCAGCAGCTTTCTATAATGATACTATTCCAGGGCTTCGTAGAACTGTGGTGGAAGAAAAATCTTATAACAGTGGAGAAACAATTGCTTCTTATACTACACCAGAACCCAGACTTGCCATTAAGGTCGGATTGAACAATAATGAGTCTATCAAGATGAGCTATAACCGAATGGCACAATACATTCATTTTATATCAAACTCAACAGCTTCGAACCCACTTAATATCTGGACTCCGAGTTCAAATAATTTAAAACCTACTGTAGGTGATCAATTTGCACTAGGATATTTTAAAGCTTTTAATCATAAAGAAAATGATTATGAGTTTTCGGCAGAAGTTTTTTATAAGAAATCTGAAAATGAGGTTGATTATATTAATGGAGCCGAACTGTTGGGAAATGAATATCTAGAAGGTGAGTTGTTGAGCGGTCTTGGTAGGTCTTACGGATTAGAATTATACTTGCAGAAAAAGACTGGTACTTTTACCGGTTGGGTGAGCTACACATTAAGTAGGTCTGAGTTAAAAGTAGATGGCATAAATAATGGCGACTGGTATTTATCAAGATACGATCAATTGCACAATTTAAAAGTGGTGGGCAGCTATAAATTCAATGGCAGATGGACAATTACTTCGGACTTTGCTTTTGCCACAGGTACGCCAACTACATTCCCGAATCAGAAATATATTTCACAAGGAATTGTAATTCCATATAACTCAGGAAATACTAGAAACAATGTGAGATTAAGTCCATATCACAGGCTCGATCTTTCATTAAGAATGGAAGGTAAAACTCATAAAAACAATGGTAAAAAAAGGAAAGTGAAAGACTATTGGGTATTTTCAATTTATAATGTTTATGCGCATCAGAATGCTTTTTCGATCTATTTTACCCAATCAGATTATCGAGTTTCTACAGGTCAGGTTTTAGGAACCGAAGCACATAAAGTATCAATAATTGGTACCATGGTTCCTTCTTTTTCTTACAACTTTAATTTTTAA
- a CDS encoding acyloxyacyl hydrolase: protein MRLFLIVSALLFFHSFLHAQRFFTAPIQGKDRTYLYKKVKLDKVSTNKPLIIILHKNGNNAKEVFYLDEIWANVKYDAHLVFPNAYAKQWNCEDSVSSDVDFIQYITENLYKSFLIDRNRIYLITDESNSCLVEQFNKAYPDKLASFQYLPTEQTYNITNAINNLLASDHTTETQYELWEPKVKEERLSPIDSLIKFSYHKRVMFTLHGGFLSLISAVKTEPSDGIDVDLSDHHTYMGFEISKWMSDSIGWFVDYSKLSTPKEEASGKMVRGTITSLTVGLKYAFSQFNYRPYFFIGSGPMSVTSFEGSMGGSMNGDRRMTLHTTIGTGLGFRFKKRFIVGSELRYIHSAEFDDAGSITAVRGFNLNFNVSYIFNAKHQKTLLPLLNNK, encoded by the coding sequence ATGAGATTATTTCTAATAGTTAGTGCATTGCTATTTTTCCATTCTTTTCTGCATGCTCAAAGGTTTTTTACAGCTCCTATACAGGGAAAGGATAGAACTTATTTATACAAAAAAGTAAAATTAGATAAAGTATCTACAAATAAACCACTAATAATTATTCTCCATAAAAATGGTAACAATGCCAAAGAGGTATTTTATTTAGATGAGATATGGGCAAATGTAAAGTATGATGCACATTTGGTGTTTCCCAATGCTTATGCCAAGCAATGGAATTGTGAAGATAGTGTTTCCAGTGATGTTGATTTTATTCAGTATATCACAGAAAATCTGTATAAAAGCTTTCTTATAGATAGAAATAGGATTTACTTGATAACAGACGAAAGTAATAGTTGCTTAGTAGAGCAGTTTAACAAAGCGTATCCGGATAAGCTTGCTAGTTTTCAATATCTACCTACAGAGCAGACGTATAATATTACCAATGCCATCAACAATCTTCTAGCAAGTGATCATACAACTGAGACTCAGTATGAGCTTTGGGAGCCTAAGGTTAAAGAAGAACGGCTTTCACCTATAGACTCGCTTATAAAATTCAGTTATCACAAGCGTGTAATGTTTACGCTTCATGGAGGTTTTTTGTCATTAATAAGCGCTGTTAAAACTGAACCCTCCGATGGTATTGATGTAGATTTAAGTGACCATCATACCTATATGGGTTTCGAGATTTCTAAATGGATGAGCGATTCCATCGGTTGGTTTGTAGATTATAGTAAACTCTCGACACCCAAAGAAGAAGCCTCTGGTAAAATGGTAAGAGGTACAATTACCAGTTTAACTGTGGGCTTAAAATACGCTTTCAGTCAATTTAATTACAGGCCATATTTCTTTATTGGTTCTGGTCCTATGTCTGTTACGTCATTTGAAGGGAGCATGGGAGGTAGTATGAATGGCGACCGACGAATGACCTTACATACCACCATAGGTACAGGTCTTGGCTTTCGGTTTAAAAAACGATTTATTGTAGGGAGTGAATTGAGATATATTCATTCCGCAGAGTTTGATGATGCAGGATCAATAACTGCAGTAAGAGGTTTTAATTTAAACTTTAATGTCTCCTACATTTTTAATGCAAAACACCAGAAAACTCTTTTACCATTACTCAACAACAAATAA
- a CDS encoding type IX secretion system membrane protein PorP/SprF → MKKILYFLITCVFCPFLSYGQYSVENRLFQMNKFSINNAYAGFDGIPRLSITGSYQTNRTNDEATNYFHLINFDMPVATNLSIGTRFMHLQKGNVQNMVIEQSIGYKLDLNKQHKLNFGLGLGIQKNSLATDVYTNRYVQANDPLIDQGNYNETQTRIEFGAVYQFKSLEVSFSSPMLVGTDGIEQGLNAYADYDFYFSGDKYRLTLATMYSKTGVSGIQNEIYASTQFEYNKIIWIQAGYTDSEILHVGSGVNLKALNLGYNYSIPLSNELHSLINNNHQISLVFQFRKFARYKKFGRVER, encoded by the coding sequence ATGAAAAAGATATTATATTTTTTAATTACTTGTGTGTTTTGTCCTTTTTTAAGTTACGGACAATATTCGGTTGAAAACCGCTTGTTCCAGATGAACAAGTTTAGTATTAATAATGCTTATGCAGGTTTTGATGGCATACCGCGATTGTCGATTACTGGTAGTTATCAAACAAACCGCACAAATGATGAAGCTACCAATTATTTTCATCTGATCAACTTTGATATGCCAGTGGCTACCAATTTGAGTATTGGAACCAGATTTATGCATTTGCAAAAAGGCAATGTGCAAAACATGGTAATTGAGCAATCAATAGGATATAAGCTTGATCTGAATAAGCAACATAAACTGAATTTTGGTTTAGGTTTGGGTATCCAGAAAAACTCATTGGCTACAGATGTATATACTAATAGGTATGTGCAAGCCAATGATCCACTTATAGACCAAGGTAATTACAACGAAACTCAAACTCGTATTGAGTTTGGTGCAGTTTATCAGTTTAAATCATTAGAAGTTTCATTTTCAAGCCCGATGTTGGTTGGTACCGATGGAATTGAACAAGGTTTAAATGCTTATGCAGATTATGATTTTTATTTCAGCGGAGATAAATACCGCTTAACATTAGCCACAATGTATAGTAAAACTGGAGTTTCTGGTATTCAGAATGAAATTTATGCTTCAACTCAATTTGAGTATAACAAAATTATTTGGATACAAGCTGGTTACACAGATTCAGAAATATTGCATGTTGGAAGTGGTGTAAATTTAAAAGCGCTCAACCTCGGATATAACTATAGTATTCCGCTTAGTAATGAGTTACATTCATTGATAAATAATAATCATCAGATCAGTTTGGTTTTTCAATTTAGAAAATTTGCCAGATACAAAAAATTTGGTCGAGTTGAAAGATAG
- a CDS encoding cadherin domain-containing protein — protein MKIRLIFSLQIVFALTSFTLLGQTPDWAVEPTAYNNSMVITAVLNINTIESRDTADIVAAFIGNEVRGVAKPVTYLESKDRYVAQIIIYSNEVNEEITFRLYCKNDDIISSSVISPIVFQADGILGSFSDPVIIKDNNQPTDLALTDSVVQENQPEGLFVGKFSTVDDDATDTFTYELLTGEGDKDNSLFDISNDTLYVLQTFNFETDTAYSIRVKSTDSKGGSIDKSFQIYVDNINDLPTDIFISNQQIAENNEVGEFVAILSTDDQDVADIHTYTLVDGVVENSLFEISGDSLFAAQSLNFETKSSYTIKIQTDDGRGGTLAKEFTIQVLDANDKPEIKDRTFSINENTSSGTEIGTFTSFDQDPGTEFTYSIIEISADSGVFALSTDGILTVDNNALLDYEVTTDYTLRVEVSDNGNPSLKDTALVTINIIDIIEKEFAYNNVITPNGDGYNDVLFIHNLDLYEEYTLSIFDSRGIEVYSTSDYDNSWGGSDLQAGTYYLHFSASNTPFVYKEILTIIK, from the coding sequence ATGAAAATAAGATTAATTTTTTCACTTCAAATCGTGTTTGCTTTAACAAGTTTTACTTTGTTAGGGCAAACACCCGATTGGGCGGTTGAACCTACTGCTTACAATAATTCGATGGTAATTACAGCAGTACTTAACATCAACACCATAGAGTCGAGAGATACAGCAGATATAGTAGCAGCATTTATTGGTAATGAGGTTAGAGGTGTAGCCAAACCTGTTACTTATTTAGAAAGCAAAGACAGGTATGTTGCTCAAATCATTATTTATAGCAATGAAGTAAATGAAGAGATTACCTTCAGACTGTATTGTAAAAATGACGATATAATTAGTAGCTCTGTAATTTCACCTATTGTTTTTCAAGCGGATGGCATTCTAGGAAGTTTTTCAGACCCGGTAATTATCAAAGATAATAACCAACCGACAGATTTGGCATTAACTGACAGTGTTGTTCAAGAGAATCAGCCAGAAGGATTGTTTGTTGGTAAGTTTTCTACAGTAGATGATGATGCTACAGATACTTTCACCTATGAACTATTGACTGGTGAAGGTGATAAAGATAATTCGCTGTTCGACATTAGTAATGATACTTTGTATGTGCTACAAACTTTCAATTTTGAAACAGACACGGCTTATTCAATCAGAGTGAAGTCTACAGACAGTAAAGGAGGTAGTATAGATAAATCATTTCAGATTTATGTAGATAATATCAATGATCTTCCAACTGATATTTTCATTTCGAATCAGCAAATAGCAGAAAATAATGAGGTAGGAGAGTTTGTTGCTATTTTATCTACAGACGATCAAGATGTGGCAGATATCCATACTTACACTTTGGTTGATGGGGTAGTTGAAAATTCTTTATTCGAAATTTCTGGGGATTCTTTATTTGCTGCTCAGAGTTTAAACTTTGAGACAAAATCTTCTTATACCATTAAAATACAAACAGATGATGGTAGGGGAGGTACTTTAGCTAAAGAATTCACCATTCAAGTTTTAGATGCTAATGATAAGCCTGAGATAAAAGATCGAACATTCAGCATTAATGAAAATACATCTAGCGGAACAGAGATAGGGACATTTACAAGTTTTGATCAAGACCCTGGTACAGAGTTTACTTATAGCATAATCGAGATTAGTGCAGATTCAGGCGTATTTGCTTTGAGTACAGATGGAATTTTGACAGTAGATAACAATGCCCTTTTAGATTATGAAGTAACTACTGATTATACATTGAGGGTTGAAGTAAGTGATAATGGTAATCCTTCTTTAAAAGATACAGCTTTAGTTACAATCAATATCATTGATATTATAGAGAAAGAGTTTGCTTACAATAATGTAATTACTCCAAATGGTGATGGTTATAATGATGTTTTATTCATTCATAATCTGGATTTGTACGAAGAGTATACTCTTTCAATTTTTGATAGTAGAGGTATAGAAGTTTATTCAACTTCAGATTACGATAACTCTTGGGGAGGTTCAGATTTGCAAGCAGGGACATATTACTTGCATTTTAGTGCCTCTAACACACCTTTTGTCTACAAAGAAATTTTGACCATCATCAAATAA